In the Quercus lobata isolate SW786 chromosome 5, ValleyOak3.0 Primary Assembly, whole genome shotgun sequence genome, one interval contains:
- the LOC115991358 gene encoding uncharacterized protein LOC115991358: MANEGSKGGVGTSDANGSRNDLAHQGKKKGRGPTRNLKLAKEFKEGERYEIGWLNGRPVGPHARDLINECTKLVRAQQNVPLKFTDWKKVPYINKRKLFDKVLEYFKVEGREQEVWRQMGSSYLNYRDSLKKKWFKPYGEVTEEARANVPPGLEKDDWNCLVDLWSKQDYMEICLMNKENRDKNNIIHTSGSKSFQQRSGEEKEKTGHSPSRIELFDITHVQANGQAVNKPTQDALVALRNLTTQVNEGALQISQDQMFVEVFGPERHGRVRGYGAGVTPTKLWGSSSSRMYDLEKRLQESEQKRLESEQKCLESEQKRIEADVELKEEVKHLKSMLEQQAIQMAAQRAHYDNMMMQMLSCITSQSAQSSSDH; encoded by the exons ATGGCAAACGAAGGTAGCAAAGGTGGAGTTGGCACAAGTGATGCTAATGGAAGTAGAAATGATCTAGCTCATCAAG GGAAGAAGAAAGGGCGAGGGCCTACTCGGAATCTTAAATTGGCTAAAGAGTTTAAGGAAGGGGAAAGATATGAGATTGGTTGGCTGAATGGAAGACCTGTAGGGCCTCATGCTCGTGATCTAATAAATGAATGTACAAAACTTGTTAGGGCACAACAAAATGTACCTCTAAAGTTCACAGATTGGAAAAAAGTACCCTATATCAACAAAAGGAAGCTTTTTGATAAAGTGTTG GAGTATTTCAAAGTTGAGGGTCGAGAGCAAGAGGTTTGGCGACAAATGGGTAGTTCTTACTTGAATTATCGTGACTCCCTAAAGAAAAAGTGGTTTAAGCCATATGGTGAAGTAACAGAAGAGGCACGAGCAAATGTTCCACCCGGACTAGAGAAGGATGATTGGAATTGTCTCGTGGATTTGTGGAGCAAGCAAGATTATATG GAAATATGTTTGATGAACAAGGAAAATCGGGACAAAAACAATATTATCCACACTTCTGGTTCAAAAAGTTTCCAACAACGTAGTGGGGAAGAG AAAGAGAAGACAGGTCATAGCCCTAGTAGAATTGAATTATTTGACATCACCCATGTGCAAGCTAATGGGCAGGCAGTAAATAAACCAACACAAGATGCATTG gtGGCATTGAGGAATCTTACTACTCAAGTGAATGAGGGGGCATTGCAAATATCTCAAGATCAAATGTTTGTGGAGGTGTTTGGACCTGAGCGTCATGGACGAGTTCGTGGCTATGGGGCTGGAGTCACTCCTACCAAGTTATGGGGTTCCTCCTCATCTAGAATGTATGATCTTGAGAAGCGACTCCAAGAATCTGAACAAAAACGCTTAGAATCTGAACAGAAATGCTTAGAATCTGAACAAAAACGAATAGAGGCTGATGTAGAGTTGAAAGAAGAAGTAAAGCACCTCAAAAGCATGCTCGAACAACAAGCTATTCAAATGGCAGCACAAAGAGCACATTATGACAATATGATGATGCAAATGTTGAGTTGTATCACCTCGCAATCAGCCCAATCTAGTAGTGATCACTAA
- the LOC115991359 gene encoding G-type lectin S-receptor-like serine/threonine-protein kinase At1g11330 — MGGFQHPCDAILPRMKISNNLRTNQKIQLTSWKSPSDPSIGRFSAGINPQNTPHGFIWKDGHPYWRMGPWNGQFFTGAQSWVLDYRSGFTLAYDKEETVYATSAYVNVLGLSKHFLDAQGNSMQIHWDDEKEDWEVVGFTPTNECDVYGTCGAFGNYYALSSPICSCLKGFEPKIVEEWNREWSHRTKDDCRKQCLENCSCVAYAYDTGIGCMSWSGNLIDLQKFSTGGIDLQKFSTGLEANDEAVETAAVDAVDVRELGVDYVGSIGDEGFDLVGVECDFEEVMGVCLGSLCGRKYS; from the exons ATGGGAGGGTTTCAACATCCTTGTGATGCAATCTTGCCAAGGATGAAAATTAGTAACAATTTAAGAACAAATCAGAAAATACAATTGACATCATGGAAGAGCCCTTCTGATCCATCCATTGGAAGATTCTCGGCAGGCATTAATCCACAAAACACTCCCCATGGTTTCATTTGGAAAGACGGTCATCCATATTGGCGGATGGGTCCATGGAATGGTCAGTTCTTTACTGGAGCACAGAGCTGGGTTCTAGATTATCGTAGTGGATTCACTTTAGCATATGATAAAGAAGAGACAGTTTATGCAACCTCTGCTTACGTGAACGTATTAGGTTTGTCAAAACATTTCTTGGATGCACAAGGAAATTCAATGCAGATACATTGGGATGATGAGAAGGAGGATTGGGAGGTTGTTGGGTTCACTCCAACAAATGAATGTGATGTTTATGGCACCTGTGGTGCATTTGGAAACTATTATGCGCTGAGTTCACCAATCTGCAGTTGTTTGAAAGGGTTTGAGCCAAAGATTGTTGAGGAATGGAATAGAG AGTGGTCACATCGAACCAAAGATGATTGTCGAAAGCAATGCTTGGAGAACTGTTCTTGTGTAGCTTATGCATATGATACTGGCATTGGTTGTATGTCATGGAGTGGAAACCTAATTGACCTGCAAAAATTCTCCACTGGTGGAATTGACCTACAGAAATTCTCGACTG GTTTGGAGGCCAACGATGAGGCGGTGGAGACAGCAGCAGTAGATGCGGTAGATGTCAGAGAGCTTGGAGTCGACTATGTGGGGAGTATAGGTGACGAAGGTTTTGATTTGGTCGGAGTTGAGTGCGACTTTGAAGAGGTCATGGGTGTGTGTCTTGGTTCACTTTGTGGTCGAAAATATTCATAG